The following proteins come from a genomic window of Miscanthus floridulus cultivar M001 chromosome 2, ASM1932011v1, whole genome shotgun sequence:
- the LOC136526077 gene encoding uncharacterized acetyltransferase At3g50280-like has product MQQSPVQVVSRRTVKPPPRPRERIPLTTWDLSLLSADYIQKGLLFAPPPCFSTFTHLVDHLQAALADAIATYYPVAGRLAIDQHHDDEGHVVGCSVSVDCAGQGVEVLEAVADGVAVADVVPPDADVPSVVRSFFPLNEAVNYDGHERPLFVVQVTELADGVFVGFVYNHALSDGTAFWNFINAWAEIARVRLLPSPGGPRVLASRTPPLFERWSPDGTGAAAAPVVLPYADLEGHIARPTMPPPPQRDRMLHFSAESLAALKERARQELLAAGDTAGAAAVTSFQALSSLLWRCFVRARRTAPEQEVVFRASANNRGRLRPPLPAEYFGNAINAVSTEAVRASELLTRGHGWAAAAVGRAVAAHTDAGIRALAAAWAAKPGLSAFRLFDPNAMFISSSPRFDMYGCDFGWGEALAVRGGKANKYDGKVSLFPGREGGGSIDAEVVLTPEHMVALEQDDEFWAAVSPDVQPARKS; this is encoded by the coding sequence ATGCAGCAGTCACCGGTGCAAGTGGTGTCGAGGCGCACCGTGAAGCCGCCGCCTCGGCCACGCGAGCGCATCCCGCTCACCACCTGGGACCTCTCGTTGCTCTCCGCCGACTACATCCAGAAGGGCCTGCTCTTCGCGCCGCCGCCCTGCTTCTCCACCTTCACCCACCTCGTCGACCACCTCCAGGCCGCCCTCGCCGATGCGATCGCCACCTACTACCCCGTCGCCGGCCGCCTCGCCATCGACCAGCACCATGACGACGAGGGCCACGTCGTCGGCTGCTCCGTCTCCGTCGACTGCGCCGGTCAGGGCGTCGAGGTCCTCGAGGCTGTCGCGGACGGCGTCGCGGTCGCCGACGTCGTCCCTCCCGACGCCGATGTCCCGAGCGTCGTCCGATCCTTCTTCCCGCTCAACGAGGCCGTCAACTACGACGGCCACGAGCGCCCGCTCTTCGTCGTCCAGGTcaccgagctcgccgacggcgtctTCGTCGGGTTCGTGTACAACCACGCGCTCTCCGACGGCACGGCCTTCTGGAACTTCATCAACGCGTGGGCGGAGATCGCGCGGGTCAGGCTGTTGCCGTCCCCGGGCGGCCCCCGCGTGCTCGCGTCCCGCACGCCGCCCCTTTTCGAGCGCTGGTCGCCCGACGGTactggcgcggcggcggcgccggtcgTGCTCCCTTACGCCGACCTGGAGGGGCATATCGCGAGGCCgacgatgccgccgccgccgcagaggGACCGGATGCTGCACTTCTCGGCGGAGTCTCTGGCGGCGCTCAAGGAGCGTGCACGGCAAGAGCTCCTGGCAGCCGGGGACACGGCCGGGGCGGCCGCCGTGACAAGTTTCCAGGCGCTGAGCTCGCTGCTATGGAGGTGCTTCGTCCGCGCGCGGCGCACAGCGCCCGAGCAGGAGGTGGTGTTCCGCGCGTCTGCCAACAACCGCGGGCGGCTCCGGCCGCCGCTGCCGGCGGAGTACTTCGGGAACGCCATCAACGCCGTCTCGACGGAGGCGGTGCGCGCGTCGGAGCTGCTGACGCGCGGGCACGGGTGGGCGGCGGCCGCTGTGGGACGCGCGGTGGCGGCGCACACGGACGCGGGCATCCGAGCGCTAGCGGCAGCCTGGGCGGCGAAGCCGGGGCTGTCGGCGTTCAGGCTGTTCGACCCGAACGCAATGTTTATCAGCAGCTCGCCCCGGTTCGACATGTACGGCTGCGACTTCGGGTGGGGGGAGGCGCTGGCGGTGCGGGGCGGCAAGGCCAACAAGTACGACGGGAAGGTGTCGTTGTTCCCGGGGCGGGAGGGCGGAGGCAGCATCGACGCGGAGGTGGTGCTGACGCCGGAGCACATGGTAGCGCTGGAGCAGGACGACGAGTTCTGGGCTGCCGTGTCGCCGGACGTGCAGCCGGCGAGGAAATCTTGA